From Streptomyces sp. HUAS MG91, the proteins below share one genomic window:
- a CDS encoding ATP/GTP-binding protein produces MGSATSELPAQRTPLGAGADTGLKIVVVGGFGVGKTTLVRSVSEIRPLNTEEVMTQAGVGVDETSAVASKTTTTVAFDFGRISLNDHMVLYLFGAPGQERFWFLWDRLFSGTLGAVVLVDTRRMDDSWYAIDRLEHHGTPFVVAVNRFDDEPVRHSLDEIRQALALPAHIPMVDCDARVRSSGKDVLITLVDHLYAIAMAQETTP; encoded by the coding sequence ATGGGCTCCGCAACCTCTGAGCTGCCCGCGCAGCGCACACCGCTCGGCGCCGGCGCGGACACCGGCCTCAAGATCGTCGTGGTCGGCGGGTTCGGGGTCGGCAAGACCACGCTGGTCCGCTCGGTCAGCGAGATCCGCCCACTGAACACCGAAGAGGTGATGACGCAGGCGGGCGTCGGTGTCGACGAGACCTCGGCCGTGGCCTCCAAGACGACGACCACGGTCGCCTTCGACTTCGGCCGGATCAGCCTCAACGACCACATGGTGCTCTATCTGTTCGGCGCCCCCGGCCAGGAGCGGTTCTGGTTCCTGTGGGACCGGCTGTTCTCCGGGACGCTGGGCGCGGTCGTGCTCGTCGACACCCGGCGGATGGACGACTCGTGGTACGCGATCGACCGTCTGGAGCACCACGGGACCCCCTTCGTGGTGGCGGTGAACCGGTTCGACGACGAGCCGGTGCGGCACTCCCTCGACGAGATCCGTCAGGCCCTCGCGCTGCCCGCGCACATCCCGATGGTCGACTGCGACGCGCGGGTCAGGTCGTCCGGCAAGGACGTGCTGATCACCCTCGTCGACCACCTCTACGCCATCGCCATGGCCCAGGAGACGACACCGTGA
- a CDS encoding cytochrome P450: MTETTPPAVSACPAHAGAVPLSGLQYQQTPSQLYRALRSEHGPVAPVLLDGDVPAWLVLGYAEVGYVTSHDELFARDSRRWNQWEHIPADWPLMPFVGYQPSVLFTEGDEHRRRAGVITNALEQVDQFELARDCAQIADRLINTFAGSGQAELMSAYAHALPMRAAVQMCGMPELADETQDLVDDLRISLDAHEGDDPVAAYVRVGERIARLVREKRERPGADVTSRMILDPAGLTDEEIVQDLISVIAAAQQPTANWICNTLRLLLTDERFAINVSGGRLSVGEALNEVLWLDTPTQNFIGRWAVRDTQLGGRQIRAGDCVVLGLAAANSDPQIWPEGHVGAENAAHLSFSNGEHRCPYPAPLLADVIARTAVETLLDKLPDLVLAVEPAELSWRPSIWMRGLTSLPVSFTPVVH, from the coding sequence GTGACGGAAACGACGCCCCCCGCCGTATCGGCCTGCCCCGCGCACGCGGGCGCCGTCCCGCTCAGCGGCCTGCAGTACCAGCAGACACCGTCGCAGCTGTACCGCGCGCTGCGTTCGGAGCACGGCCCGGTCGCGCCCGTGCTGCTCGACGGGGACGTGCCCGCGTGGCTCGTGCTCGGCTATGCCGAGGTCGGCTACGTCACGTCGCACGACGAGCTGTTCGCGCGGGACTCCCGGCGCTGGAACCAGTGGGAGCACATCCCGGCCGACTGGCCGCTCATGCCGTTCGTCGGGTACCAGCCGTCGGTACTGTTCACCGAGGGCGACGAGCACCGGCGCCGTGCCGGGGTGATCACCAACGCCCTGGAGCAGGTCGACCAGTTCGAGCTGGCACGCGACTGCGCGCAGATCGCCGACCGTCTCATCAACACCTTCGCCGGCAGCGGGCAGGCCGAGCTGATGTCCGCGTACGCGCACGCGCTGCCGATGCGCGCCGCGGTGCAGATGTGCGGGATGCCGGAGCTCGCCGACGAGACCCAGGACCTGGTGGACGATCTGCGGATCTCCCTGGACGCCCACGAGGGCGACGACCCGGTGGCGGCGTACGTCCGGGTCGGTGAGCGCATCGCGCGCCTGGTGCGCGAGAAGCGGGAGCGGCCGGGCGCCGATGTCACGTCCCGGATGATCCTGGATCCGGCGGGGCTGACGGACGAGGAGATCGTGCAGGACCTGATCTCGGTGATCGCGGCGGCCCAGCAGCCGACGGCGAACTGGATCTGCAACACGCTCCGGCTGCTCCTCACCGACGAGCGCTTCGCGATCAACGTCTCGGGCGGGCGCCTCAGCGTCGGCGAGGCGCTGAACGAGGTGCTGTGGCTGGACACCCCGACGCAGAACTTCATCGGCCGCTGGGCGGTGCGCGACACCCAGCTCGGCGGCCGGCAGATCCGCGCGGGCGACTGCGTGGTCCTCGGGCTCGCCGCCGCGAACTCGGACCCGCAGATCTGGCCGGAGGGCCATGTCGGCGCGGAGAACGCGGCGCACCTGTCGTTCAGCAACGGCGAGCACCGCTGCCCCTACCCGGCTCCGCTGCTCGCCGATGTCATCGCGCGCACCGCGGTGGAGACCCTGCTGGACAAGCTCCCGGATCTGGTGCTCGCGGTGGAGCCG
- a CDS encoding roadblock/LC7 domain-containing protein, translating to MQTTDTSLTWLLENLLERTPGTRYALVLSRDGLKLCWSEHLTLDQADQLAAICSGIQALAQGASVEFGNGSGGVRHSMTEFHGGLLFIVDAGDGAHLAVVADEEADPGVVGHQMSELVEQIGEHLRAAPRQAGAGGGVQ from the coding sequence ATGCAGACCACTGACACCAGCCTGACCTGGCTCCTGGAGAACCTGCTCGAGCGCACTCCCGGCACCCGGTACGCCCTCGTCCTGTCCCGCGACGGCCTGAAGCTGTGCTGGAGCGAGCATCTGACGCTCGACCAGGCCGACCAGCTCGCGGCGATCTGCTCCGGGATCCAGGCGCTCGCCCAGGGCGCGTCCGTGGAGTTCGGCAACGGCAGCGGCGGCGTACGGCACTCGATGACCGAGTTCCACGGCGGGCTGCTCTTCATCGTGGACGCGGGCGACGGCGCGCATCTCGCCGTCGTCGCCGACGAGGAGGCCGACCCGGGCGTCGTGGGCCACCAGATGTCGGAGCTGGTGGAGCAGATCGGGGAGCATCTGCGGGCCGCTCCGCGCCAGGCCGGCGCGGGAGGCGGAGTCCAGTGA
- a CDS encoding ATP-binding protein: MLVVAAAAAGGAAALAPAAARTWAVWTALAAWAFVAVVVAVHTAILGRARRDAEHTRSELAVANGRLTQQAAEAAQLVNVTLPGVVRHLQDGRPPAAAPPYDPQLARILQEFTTSLGEAVHRAERAAAERDAARAELSQAAGELDRLTTETFPAAVERLREGASADTVLAEPVWPENPLLRVPAEAFLRELALSERRGAAAQAASAKALGRVQAKAVSMLADLRVMQERHGEEVFGDLLRLDHATSQLGLMTDRLALLMGGRSSRAWNRPIVMESVLRGAVGRIAAYQRVRLHCATDAAIAGFAAEGVMHLLAELMDNAANFSPPIDEVHVYVEERSAGLVVTIEDSGLKMADAAMRRAEDAVSGQVTDLASLQGTRLGLAVVGRLAAKYGIAVNYRPSSRGGTGVVVLLPPQVLAQQREQAPPVNIPRPVSAETHERADAPAAVAAPDPTPTAGIPAAADSTDTMRLRDTADTPDATDTVAPRPAGAVGSTPNGLPVRPPGRTMAAVEQERSRPAPAADRTPTRDAGARFGAFHAARKAKEAAKPDSRDTDTPGADQPGTPA, encoded by the coding sequence GTGCTGGTGGTGGCGGCCGCCGCGGCCGGCGGCGCGGCCGCGCTCGCTCCGGCGGCCGCGCGCACCTGGGCGGTGTGGACGGCCCTGGCGGCCTGGGCATTCGTGGCCGTCGTCGTGGCCGTGCACACGGCGATCCTCGGCCGCGCCCGGCGCGACGCGGAGCACACCCGCTCCGAACTGGCCGTCGCGAACGGCCGGTTGACGCAGCAGGCCGCCGAGGCGGCCCAGCTGGTGAACGTCACCCTGCCCGGCGTGGTGCGGCATCTCCAGGACGGCAGGCCCCCGGCTGCCGCCCCGCCCTACGATCCCCAACTGGCGCGCATCCTCCAGGAGTTCACGACCTCGCTCGGCGAGGCCGTGCACCGGGCCGAGCGGGCCGCCGCGGAGCGCGACGCGGCCCGGGCCGAACTGAGCCAGGCCGCGGGCGAGTTGGACCGGCTGACCACCGAGACGTTCCCGGCCGCGGTGGAGCGGCTGCGCGAGGGCGCCTCGGCCGACACCGTGCTGGCCGAGCCGGTCTGGCCCGAGAACCCCCTGCTGAGGGTTCCGGCCGAGGCGTTCCTGCGGGAACTGGCCCTGAGCGAGCGGCGCGGCGCCGCCGCCCAGGCCGCGTCGGCGAAGGCGCTCGGCCGGGTGCAGGCGAAGGCCGTGAGCATGCTCGCCGACCTGCGCGTCATGCAGGAGCGGCACGGCGAGGAGGTCTTCGGGGACCTGCTGCGCCTCGACCACGCCACCTCCCAGCTCGGGCTGATGACGGACCGGCTGGCGCTGCTGATGGGCGGCCGCTCCAGCCGCGCCTGGAACCGGCCGATCGTGATGGAGAGCGTGCTGCGCGGCGCCGTCGGACGCATCGCCGCGTACCAGCGGGTGCGGCTGCACTGCGCGACGGACGCCGCGATCGCGGGTTTCGCGGCCGAGGGTGTGATGCACCTGCTCGCCGAACTGATGGACAACGCCGCGAACTTCTCGCCGCCCATCGACGAGGTGCACGTGTACGTGGAGGAGCGCTCCGCGGGCCTGGTCGTGACCATCGAGGACAGCGGTCTGAAGATGGCCGACGCGGCGATGCGGCGCGCCGAGGACGCGGTGTCCGGACAGGTCACCGACCTGGCCTCGCTCCAGGGCACCCGGCTCGGGCTCGCCGTGGTGGGCCGGCTCGCCGCCAAGTACGGCATCGCCGTGAACTACCGGCCGTCCTCGCGCGGCGGCACCGGCGTCGTCGTCCTGCTGCCGCCCCAGGTCCTCGCCCAGCAGCGCGAGCAGGCGCCGCCCGTCAACATCCCGCGCCCGGTGTCCGCCGAGACGCACGAGCGCGCCGACGCCCCGGCCGCCGTCGCCGCCCCGGACCCCACGCCCACCGCGGGCATCCCGGCCGCGGCCGACAGCACGGACACCATGCGCCTCAGGGACACCGCCGACACCCCTGACGCCACCGACACGGTGGCGCCCCGCCCCGCCGGTGCCGTCGGGTCGACGCCGAACGGGCTGCCGGTCCGCCCGCCGGGCCGCACGATGGCCGCGGTCGAGCAGGAGCGCTCGCGCCCCGCCCCCGCCGCCGACCGCACACCGACCCGGGACGCCGGTGCCCGCTTCGGCGCGTTCCACGCCGCACGCAAGGCGAAGGAAGCCGCAAAGCCCGACTCCCGGGACACCGACACCCCGGGGGCCGACCAGCCCGGCACCCCGGCCTGA
- a CDS encoding DUF742 domain-containing protein, translating to MTRRPVDTGAPDRLYTVTGGRSRADDDSFDLVTLVVSECEPVSGMQSEHVRILELCRRPTAVVEVAAELGLPITVVRILLGDLQAGGKITARHPGAAPSVAELPDSALLKEVLHGLRNL from the coding sequence GTGACGCGGCGGCCGGTGGACACCGGCGCCCCGGACCGGCTGTACACGGTCACCGGGGGCCGCAGCCGCGCCGACGACGACTCCTTCGACCTGGTGACCCTGGTGGTCAGCGAGTGCGAGCCGGTCTCCGGGATGCAGTCCGAGCACGTCCGCATCCTCGAACTGTGCCGGCGGCCCACCGCCGTCGTGGAGGTCGCCGCCGAGCTGGGGCTGCCGATCACCGTCGTGCGGATCCTGCTCGGCGACCTCCAGGCGGGCGGCAAGATCACCGCCCGTCATCCGGGGGCCGCCCCGTCCGTCGCCGAACTCCCCGATTCCGCTCTTCTCAAGGAGGTGCTCCATGGGCTCCGCAACCTCTGA
- a CDS encoding zinc-ribbon domain-containing protein: MIIFGTRGYVYQLAILTLVCGGCGNPSAHTLRKYVTKFTLFFVPLFPVSTKYRTQCTFCGIEHQLPREQAEGMLATAAAPQNHPTQQPRHHQG; encoded by the coding sequence ATGATCATCTTTGGCACGCGCGGTTACGTGTATCAGCTCGCGATACTCACGCTCGTCTGCGGCGGCTGCGGGAACCCGTCGGCCCACACGCTGCGCAAGTACGTCACGAAGTTCACGCTGTTCTTCGTCCCGCTGTTCCCGGTCTCGACGAAGTACCGCACGCAGTGCACGTTCTGCGGCATCGAGCACCAGCTGCCCAGGGAACAGGCCGAGGGCATGCTCGCGACGGCCGCCGCCCCGCAGAACCACCCGACCCAGCAGCCGCGCCACCACCAGGGCTAG